A single region of the Azospirillum fermentarium genome encodes:
- a CDS encoding acetaldehyde dehydrogenase (acetylating), producing MTAKIKCALIGPGNIGTDLLAKLQRSPVLEPVWMVGIDPASDGLAKARALGLKTTADGVDGLLPHVQAEGIRIAFDATSAYVHAENSRKLNELGVVMIDLTPAAIGPFCVPPVNLTELIGRGETNVNMVTCGGQATIPIIAAISRVQPVAYGEIVAAISSRSAGPGTRKNIDEFTRTTAGAIEKVGGARRGKAIIIINPADPPLIMRDTVHCLTEGEPDRAAITASIHAMIAEVNTYVPGYRLVNGPVFDGNRVSVFLEVEGLGDYLPKYAGNLDIMTAAAARTAEMLAEGMLRNDTPALVPAAD from the coding sequence ATGACCGCGAAGATCAAATGCGCCCTGATCGGCCCCGGCAACATCGGCACCGACCTGCTGGCGAAGCTGCAGCGCAGCCCGGTGCTGGAACCGGTGTGGATGGTGGGCATCGACCCGGCGTCGGACGGGCTGGCCAAGGCGCGCGCGCTGGGGCTGAAGACCACGGCGGACGGTGTTGACGGGCTGCTGCCCCATGTGCAGGCCGAGGGCATCCGCATCGCCTTCGACGCCACCTCGGCCTATGTCCACGCGGAGAACAGCCGCAAGCTCAATGAATTGGGCGTGGTCATGATCGACCTGACCCCGGCGGCCATCGGCCCGTTCTGCGTGCCGCCGGTCAATCTGACGGAACTGATCGGGCGCGGGGAAACCAACGTCAACATGGTCACCTGCGGCGGGCAGGCGACCATCCCGATCATCGCCGCCATCTCGCGGGTGCAGCCGGTGGCCTATGGCGAAATCGTCGCCGCCATCAGCTCGCGCAGCGCCGGCCCCGGCACGCGCAAGAACATCGACGAATTCACCCGCACCACCGCCGGCGCCATCGAAAAGGTGGGCGGAGCCAGGCGCGGCAAGGCCATCATCATCATCAACCCCGCCGACCCGCCGCTCATCATGCGCGACACCGTGCATTGCCTGACCGAAGGGGAGCCGGACCGCGCCGCCATCACCGCGTCCATCCACGCCATGATCGCCGAGGTGAACACCTACGTCCCCGGCTACCGGCTGGTGAACGGGCCGGTGTTCGACGGCAACCGCGTCTCCGTCTTCCTGGAGGTGGAGGGGCTGGGCGACTACCTGCCGAAATACGCCGGCAATCTGGACATCATGACCGCCGCCGCGGCCCGCACCGCCGAGATGCTGGCCGAAGGAATGCTGCGCAACGACACGCCGGCCCTGGTGCCGGCGGCGGACTGA
- a CDS encoding ABC transporter ATP-binding protein, whose translation MTTEILLDVRNLSVAYGKVEAVSKVSLSVPRGSIVTVIGPNGAGKTTTLSAIMGLRPSSGHIAIDGTVEAVPEVERMVVRGLNLVPEKRELFGSMTIEDNLLLGAFQRHRQGHRDQRQTMEEVYALFPRLKERRTQAAGTLSGGERQMLAVGRALMAKPTLLMLDEPSLGLAPLIVREIFRIVAELRRRGVSILLVEQNARAALQVADYAYVLENGAVKIHGPAQDLANDPRIIESYLGLASKHQERLSA comes from the coding sequence ATGACCACCGAGATCCTGCTCGACGTCCGCAACCTGTCCGTCGCCTATGGCAAGGTGGAAGCGGTCAGCAAGGTCAGCCTGTCGGTGCCGCGCGGCAGCATCGTCACCGTCATCGGTCCCAACGGCGCCGGCAAGACCACCACCCTGTCGGCCATCATGGGCCTGCGCCCCTCCTCAGGCCACATCGCCATCGACGGCACCGTGGAAGCGGTGCCGGAGGTGGAGCGCATGGTGGTGCGCGGCCTGAACCTCGTACCGGAAAAGCGCGAGCTGTTCGGGTCCATGACCATCGAGGACAATCTGCTGCTGGGCGCCTTCCAGCGCCACCGCCAGGGCCACCGCGACCAGCGGCAGACGATGGAAGAGGTCTACGCCCTGTTCCCCCGCCTGAAGGAACGGCGCACCCAGGCCGCCGGCACCCTGTCGGGCGGCGAGCGGCAGATGCTGGCGGTGGGCCGGGCGCTGATGGCGAAACCCACCTTGCTGATGCTGGACGAACCCAGCCTGGGCCTCGCCCCGCTGATCGTGCGCGAGATCTTCCGCATCGTCGCCGAACTGCGCCGCCGCGGGGTGTCGATCCTGCTGGTGGAACAGAACGCCCGTGCCGCCCTTCAGGTCGCCGACTACGCCTATGTGCTGGAGAACGGGGCGGTGAAGATCCACGGCCCCGCCCAGGATCTCGCCAACGATCCGCGCATCATCGAAAGCTATCTGGGCCTCGCCAGCAAGCATCAGGAAAGGCTGTCCGCATGA
- the mhpD gene encoding 2-keto-4-pentenoate hydratase, which yields MTDTATLLNADDAAALLRAAAESGQPIAPLRDRLADAGPDGAYAVQEANTRAWLAGGRRLAGRKIGLTSKAVQTQLGVDQPDFGMLFADMAVGDGEPVAANRLIQPKVEAEIALVVGRDLTRERHTYADIIDATDYALPAIEIVDSRIAGWNIRFVDTVADNASSGLFVLGGRPRRLGDFDIAACTMTMTRDGETVSQGSGRACLGNPLTAAVWLADIMVRCGRPLLAGDIVLTGALGPMVAVSAQDGGRFEAVIDGLGSVTALFDPA from the coding sequence ATGACCGATACGGCAACCCTTCTCAACGCTGACGATGCGGCGGCCCTGCTTCGGGCCGCCGCGGAAAGCGGGCAGCCCATCGCCCCCTTGCGCGACCGTCTGGCCGACGCCGGCCCCGACGGGGCTTACGCGGTGCAGGAGGCCAATACCCGCGCGTGGCTGGCCGGCGGGCGGCGTCTGGCGGGCCGCAAGATCGGCCTGACGTCGAAGGCGGTGCAGACCCAGCTTGGCGTCGATCAGCCCGATTTCGGCATGCTGTTCGCCGACATGGCGGTGGGCGACGGCGAACCCGTCGCAGCAAACCGGTTGATCCAGCCGAAGGTGGAGGCGGAAATCGCCCTGGTGGTGGGCCGCGACCTGACCCGCGAGCGCCACACCTACGCCGACATCATCGACGCCACCGACTACGCCCTGCCGGCCATCGAGATCGTGGACAGCCGCATCGCCGGCTGGAACATCCGCTTTGTGGACACGGTGGCCGACAACGCGTCCAGCGGGCTGTTCGTGCTGGGCGGGCGCCCGCGGCGGCTGGGTGATTTCGACATCGCCGCCTGCACCATGACCATGACCCGCGACGGTGAAACCGTATCGCAGGGCAGCGGGCGGGCGTGTCTGGGCAACCCGCTGACGGCGGCGGTGTGGCTGGCCGACATCATGGTGCGCTGCGGGCGGCCGCTGCTGGCCGGCGACATCGTGCTGACCGGCGCGCTCGGCCCCATGGTGGCGGTGTCCGCCCAGGACGGCGGGCGGTTCGAAGCCGTCATCGACGGGCTGGGCAGCGTCACCGCCCTGTTCGATCCCGCCTAA
- the dmpG gene encoding 4-hydroxy-2-oxovalerate aldolase encodes MTLRGTKITLHDMTLRDGMHPKRHQMTLDQMVAIATGLDEAGVPLIEVTHGDGLGGSSINYGFPAHSDEEYLGTVIPRMKRAKVSALLLPGIGTVDHLRMAHGLGVNTIRVATHCTEADVSEQHITLARKLGLDTVGFLMMAHMAGPDTLVQQAKLMEGYGANCVYVTDSAGYMLPDDVTVRLAAVRDALKPETELGFHGHHNLAMGVANSIAAVKAGATRIDAAAAGLGAGAGNTPMEVLVAVCERMGIETGVDTFKIGDVAEDRVVPIMDHVIRIDRDSLTLGFAGVYSSFLLFAKRAEAKYGVSAREILVELGRRGMVGGQEDMIEDTALTMARARGLTV; translated from the coding sequence ATGACTCTGCGCGGCACCAAGATCACGCTGCACGACATGACGCTGCGGGACGGGATGCATCCCAAGCGTCACCAGATGACCCTGGACCAGATGGTGGCCATCGCCACCGGCCTGGATGAGGCGGGCGTTCCGCTGATCGAGGTCACCCACGGCGACGGGCTGGGCGGTTCGTCCATCAACTACGGCTTTCCCGCCCATTCCGACGAAGAGTATCTCGGCACCGTCATCCCGCGGATGAAGCGGGCCAAGGTGTCGGCGCTGCTGCTGCCCGGCATCGGCACGGTGGACCATCTGCGCATGGCCCACGGGCTGGGCGTCAACACCATCCGCGTGGCGACCCACTGCACCGAAGCCGACGTGTCGGAACAGCACATCACGCTGGCCCGCAAGCTGGGGCTGGACACCGTGGGCTTTCTGATGATGGCGCACATGGCCGGCCCGGACACGCTGGTGCAGCAGGCCAAACTGATGGAGGGCTACGGCGCCAACTGCGTCTATGTCACCGATTCCGCCGGCTACATGCTGCCCGACGACGTGACGGTGCGCCTTGCCGCCGTGCGCGATGCGCTGAAGCCGGAAACCGAGCTGGGCTTCCACGGGCACCACAATCTGGCGATGGGTGTCGCCAACTCCATCGCCGCGGTGAAGGCCGGGGCCACCCGCATCGACGCCGCCGCCGCGGGTCTGGGGGCCGGGGCCGGCAACACGCCGATGGAGGTGCTGGTGGCGGTGTGCGAGCGCATGGGCATCGAGACCGGCGTGGACACCTTCAAGATCGGCGACGTGGCCGAGGACCGGGTGGTGCCGATCATGGACCACGTGATCCGCATCGACCGCGATTCCCTGACCCTGGGCTTTGCCGGCGTCTATTCCTCGTTCCTGCTGTTCGCCAAGCGGGCGGAGGCGAAATACGGCGTGTCCGCCCGCGAGATCCTGGTGGAACTGGGCCGCCGCGGCATGGTCGGCGGCCAGGAGGACATGATCGAGGACACCGCCCTGACCATGGCGCGGGCGCGCGGCCTGACCGTGTGA
- a CDS encoding branched-chain amino acid ABC transporter ATP-binding protein/permease yields MTIRTTTAPRAGALLPGGHWVLALFLAGLAAGPLVLPDFTVTLLNYVGLSALVALGLVLLTGVGGLTSFGQAAFVGLGAYTTAVLTTAGPDVLPGWLAFAAGSPWLALGIGLVLTLAVAVVLGSVTLRLSGHYLPLGTMAWGISLYFLFGNLEVLGGHSGLSNLPPVSVFGYALTDNRAYYYLVWAFVLAALFTTRNLLDSREGRAIRALKGGMVMAEAMGVDTSRARMVIFVIAALHACAAGWLYAHLQRFVNPTPFGLGIGIEYLFMAVIGGAGQVWGALVGAGVITLLKQWLQDILPRLLGNAGNFEVIVFGVLMILVLHHARDGLWPLLARLVPVRTSPRRIDPAAPALPRKEQPPHGEVILEARNVTRRFGGLIANNDMSLRVEAGEILALIGPNGAGKSTMFNQLSGVDTPTSGEILFRGRRITGLGTSRIAALGMSRTFQHVRLMPRMTVLENVAIGAHLRGTKGVLSAAWRLDRAEEARLLREAAIQLERVGLGALMDEEAGNLALGQQRILEIARALCSDPCLLLLDEPAAGLRLKEKEALADLLRRLRAEGMAVLLVEHDMDFVMGLVDRVVVMEFGQKIAEGLPDDVQRDPAVLEAYLGGV; encoded by the coding sequence ATGACCATCCGAACCACCACGGCGCCGCGGGCCGGCGCCTTGCTGCCGGGCGGACACTGGGTGCTCGCCCTCTTCCTGGCCGGGCTGGCGGCGGGGCCGCTGGTCCTGCCGGATTTCACCGTCACGCTGCTGAACTACGTCGGGCTGTCGGCGCTGGTGGCCTTGGGTCTGGTGCTGCTGACCGGCGTCGGCGGCCTGACCTCGTTCGGGCAGGCGGCGTTCGTGGGCCTGGGCGCCTACACCACCGCCGTGCTGACCACCGCCGGGCCGGACGTGCTGCCCGGCTGGCTGGCCTTTGCCGCCGGGTCGCCGTGGCTGGCGCTGGGGATCGGGCTGGTGCTGACCCTGGCGGTCGCCGTCGTGCTGGGATCGGTCACGCTGCGGCTGTCGGGCCATTACCTGCCGCTGGGCACCATGGCGTGGGGCATCAGCCTCTATTTCCTGTTCGGCAACCTTGAGGTTCTGGGCGGCCACTCGGGCCTGTCCAACCTGCCGCCGGTGTCGGTGTTCGGCTATGCCCTGACCGACAACCGCGCGTACTATTATCTGGTCTGGGCCTTTGTCCTGGCCGCCCTGTTCACCACCCGCAACCTGCTGGATTCCCGCGAGGGACGCGCCATCCGCGCGCTGAAGGGCGGCATGGTGATGGCGGAGGCCATGGGCGTCGATACCTCGCGCGCCCGCATGGTGATCTTCGTCATCGCCGCCCTGCACGCCTGTGCCGCCGGGTGGCTGTACGCGCACCTGCAGCGCTTCGTGAATCCCACGCCGTTCGGGCTGGGCATCGGCATCGAATACCTGTTCATGGCGGTGATCGGCGGTGCCGGCCAGGTGTGGGGCGCGCTGGTGGGGGCCGGGGTCATCACCCTGCTGAAGCAGTGGCTGCAGGACATCCTGCCCCGCCTGCTGGGCAACGCCGGCAATTTCGAGGTCATCGTCTTCGGCGTGCTGATGATTTTGGTGCTGCACCACGCCCGTGACGGTCTGTGGCCGCTGCTGGCCCGGCTGGTGCCGGTGCGCACGTCCCCCCGCCGCATCGACCCCGCCGCCCCCGCCCTGCCCCGCAAGGAACAGCCGCCCCACGGCGAGGTGATCCTGGAGGCGCGCAACGTCACCCGCCGGTTCGGCGGCCTGATCGCCAACAACGACATGAGCCTGCGGGTGGAGGCGGGGGAGATCCTGGCGCTGATCGGCCCCAACGGGGCGGGCAAGAGCACCATGTTCAACCAGCTCTCCGGCGTCGATACGCCGACGTCCGGCGAGATCCTGTTCCGCGGGCGGCGCATCACCGGGCTGGGCACCAGCCGCATCGCAGCCCTGGGCATGAGCCGCACCTTCCAGCACGTGCGCCTGATGCCGCGCATGACGGTGCTGGAGAACGTCGCCATCGGCGCGCACCTGCGCGGCACCAAGGGCGTGCTGTCGGCGGCGTGGCGCCTGGACCGGGCGGAGGAGGCCCGCCTGCTGCGCGAGGCCGCCATCCAGTTGGAGCGCGTCGGGCTGGGCGCCCTGATGGACGAGGAGGCCGGCAACCTGGCGCTCGGCCAGCAGCGCATCCTGGAAATCGCCCGCGCGCTGTGCAGCGACCCGTGCCTGCTGCTGCTGGACGAACCCGCCGCCGGCCTGCGCCTGAAGGAGAAGGAGGCGCTGGCCGACCTGCTCCGCCGCCTGCGGGCGGAGGGCATGGCCGTGCTGCTGGTGGAACACGACATGGATTTCGTCATGGGTCTGGTGGACCGCGTGGTGGTGATGGAGTTCGGCCAGAAGATCGCCGAGGGCCTGCCCGACGACGTGCAGCGCGACCCCGCCGTGCTCGAAGCCTATCTGGGAGGGGTGTGA
- a CDS encoding LLM class flavin-dependent oxidoreductase, with protein MHLALFVTEAGMHAGGWRHPDAAPVRPFGLGFYRDLAQKAEAAKLDILFVADKVGLDDLYGGSVGATVARRPNARPEPVTLVSALAAVTSRIGLGATVSTTYAEPYHVARLFATIDHLSGGRVAWNAVTSVSDSEARNFGRDAHLDHAARYARADEFIDVVRKLWDSWEEGAIAPDKATGRFADEARVHTVNHDGPHFRVRGPLNIERPPQGHPVVIQAGVSGTFQDVATRQADLVFTVHPDIASAKRAYAAFKAQVAAQGRSPGTVKVLPGIMPIIGRTDEEAQEKRAQLRALIDPVAGLSFMSGSMNYDLSQHPLDGPFPDLRDVITGSRGRFQRVIADALESGATVAEVGAAYVESLSFAVAAGSPVTVADILEEWVTEGAADGFVLMPPYLPGGVDDFLTLVVPELQRRGLFRRDYDGATLRDHLGLPRPVSRYSA; from the coding sequence ATGCATCTGGCCCTGTTCGTGACCGAGGCGGGGATGCACGCGGGCGGCTGGCGTCACCCCGACGCCGCCCCGGTGCGCCCCTTCGGCCTTGGCTTCTACCGTGATCTGGCGCAGAAGGCGGAAGCCGCCAAGCTGGACATCCTGTTCGTGGCCGACAAGGTCGGGCTGGACGATCTCTACGGCGGCAGCGTCGGCGCCACGGTGGCCCGGCGTCCCAACGCCCGGCCCGAGCCGGTGACGCTGGTGTCGGCGCTGGCGGCGGTGACCAGCCGCATCGGGCTGGGGGCCACGGTGTCCACCACCTATGCCGAGCCGTACCATGTGGCCCGCCTGTTCGCCACCATCGACCATCTGAGCGGCGGGCGGGTGGCGTGGAACGCCGTCACCTCGGTCAGCGACAGCGAAGCGCGCAACTTCGGGCGCGACGCCCATCTGGACCACGCCGCCCGCTACGCCCGCGCCGACGAGTTCATCGACGTGGTGCGCAAGCTGTGGGACAGTTGGGAGGAGGGGGCGATTGCCCCCGACAAGGCCACGGGCCGTTTCGCCGACGAGGCGCGCGTGCATACCGTCAACCACGACGGCCCGCATTTCCGCGTGCGCGGCCCGCTGAACATCGAACGCCCGCCCCAGGGGCACCCGGTGGTGATCCAGGCCGGGGTGTCGGGCACCTTTCAGGATGTGGCGACCCGGCAGGCGGATCTGGTGTTCACGGTCCACCCGGACATCGCCAGTGCCAAGCGTGCCTATGCCGCGTTCAAGGCGCAGGTGGCGGCCCAGGGGCGTTCGCCCGGCACGGTGAAGGTGCTGCCCGGCATCATGCCGATCATCGGGCGCACGGATGAGGAGGCGCAGGAGAAACGGGCGCAGCTTCGCGCGCTGATCGACCCGGTGGCGGGGTTGAGCTTCATGTCCGGCAGCATGAATTACGACCTGTCGCAACACCCGCTGGACGGGCCGTTCCCCGATCTGCGCGACGTCATCACCGGCAGCCGGGGCCGGTTTCAGCGTGTCATTGCCGATGCGCTGGAAAGCGGGGCCACGGTGGCGGAGGTGGGGGCGGCCTATGTGGAAAGCCTGTCGTTCGCGGTTGCCGCCGGCTCGCCCGTGACCGTCGCCGACATTCTGGAAGAATGGGTGACGGAGGGTGCTGCCGACGGCTTCGTGCTGATGCCGCCATACCTGCCCGGCGGCGTGGACGATTTCCTGACGTTGGTCGTCCCCGAACTGCAACGCCGCGGCCTGTTCCGCCGTGACTATGACGGAGCGACTTTGCGCGACCACCTTGGCCTGCCACGCCCGGTTTCGCGGTACAGTGCCTGA
- a CDS encoding ABC transporter substrate-binding protein, which yields MKLHQRLALAAAGLTAALAAGPASADITIGVVASLTGPAAALGAETRKAAALFPTSIGGEKVNVILLDDATDPTSGVKNVRKLISEDKVDALLGPNLISTATAMADVANAEGVPMVSVAPLDVTGDKRAFIFRSEPSADLMVQRIVDDMVAGGVKTVGFIGFSDSWGDLLLKALTRLTDGKVRIVATERYGRTDPSVQAQALKIIAAKPDVVFIGASGTPAAMPQITLRERGYKGRIYQSHGVTSKEFLRVGGKAVEGAILPVGPVLVAEQLPDSHPAKAAGVAFVKELEAKNGADTRSTFAGASWDAWLILQNAMAAALKDKVQPGTPAFRTAVRDHIERTAGLVGTNGVYTITGADHAGYDPGAIVLVTIKDNQWRLLK from the coding sequence ATGAAGCTTCACCAGCGCCTTGCCCTGGCGGCGGCCGGGCTGACGGCGGCCCTGGCCGCGGGGCCGGCGTCCGCCGACATCACCATCGGCGTGGTCGCGTCCCTGACCGGCCCCGCCGCGGCCCTGGGTGCCGAAACCCGCAAGGCCGCGGCCCTGTTCCCCACCAGCATCGGCGGGGAAAAGGTGAACGTCATCCTGCTGGACGACGCCACCGACCCCACCAGCGGCGTGAAGAACGTGCGCAAGCTGATCAGCGAGGACAAGGTTGACGCCCTGCTCGGCCCCAACCTGATCAGCACCGCCACCGCCATGGCCGACGTGGCGAACGCCGAGGGCGTGCCGATGGTGTCGGTGGCCCCGCTGGATGTGACCGGCGACAAGCGCGCGTTCATCTTCCGCTCCGAACCCAGCGCCGACCTGATGGTTCAGCGCATCGTGGACGACATGGTGGCGGGCGGCGTCAAGACGGTGGGCTTCATCGGCTTTTCCGACTCCTGGGGCGATCTGCTGCTCAAGGCGCTGACCCGCCTGACCGACGGCAAGGTCCGCATCGTCGCCACCGAACGCTATGGCCGCACCGATCCCAGCGTACAGGCGCAGGCGCTGAAGATCATCGCCGCCAAGCCCGACGTGGTGTTCATCGGCGCGTCGGGCACCCCGGCGGCCATGCCGCAGATCACGCTGCGCGAACGCGGCTACAAGGGCCGCATCTATCAGTCCCACGGCGTCACCAGCAAGGAATTCCTGCGCGTCGGCGGCAAGGCGGTGGAAGGCGCCATCCTGCCCGTCGGCCCGGTGCTGGTGGCCGAGCAGCTTCCCGACAGCCACCCGGCCAAGGCGGCGGGCGTCGCCTTCGTCAAGGAACTGGAGGCCAAGAACGGGGCCGACACCCGCTCCACCTTCGCCGGCGCGTCGTGGGATGCGTGGCTGATCCTGCAGAACGCCATGGCGGCGGCGCTGAAGGACAAGGTACAGCCGGGCACGCCCGCGTTCCGCACCGCCGTGCGCGACCACATCGAACGCACCGCCGGGCTGGTGGGCACCAACGGCGTCTACACCATCACCGGCGCCGACCATGCCGGCTACGACCCCGGCGCCATCGTGCTCGTGACCATCAAGGACAACCAATGGCGGCTGCTGAAATGA
- a CDS encoding hemerythrin domain-containing protein: MNALRILSDEHQALAGVLHAIRFMLKKVAAGTLEPDRALFQAMVHYLDAYAEQRHHPKEDRLFAVLKTRTDDGAAALATLAAEHAAGPERIATLRRALADFTADPRTLGAFTAAFERYADFYRTHMMLEEDTVLPLAHHALTPADWAEVDAFFAEAAADKGGEDFTALFDRLVECAPEPIGLGARPYAATR; this comes from the coding sequence ATGAACGCCCTGCGCATCCTGTCCGACGAGCACCAGGCCCTGGCGGGCGTGCTGCACGCCATCCGCTTCATGCTGAAGAAGGTCGCCGCCGGCACGCTGGAACCCGACCGCGCGCTGTTCCAGGCCATGGTGCATTATCTCGACGCCTACGCCGAACAGCGCCATCACCCGAAAGAGGACCGGCTGTTCGCCGTGCTCAAGACCCGCACGGACGACGGCGCCGCCGCACTCGCCACCCTGGCCGCCGAGCACGCCGCCGGGCCGGAGCGCATCGCCACCCTGCGGCGGGCGCTGGCCGATTTCACCGCCGACCCGCGCACGCTGGGCGCCTTCACCGCCGCGTTCGAACGCTACGCCGACTTCTACCGCACGCACATGATGCTGGAGGAAGACACGGTGCTGCCGCTGGCCCATCACGCCCTGACCCCCGCCGACTGGGCGGAGGTGGACGCCTTCTTCGCTGAAGCCGCGGCGGACAAGGGGGGCGAGGATTTCACCGCCCTGTTCGACCGTCTGGTCGAATGCGCCCCGGAACCCATCGGGCTGGGCGCCCGCCCCTACGCCGCAACCCGCTGA
- a CDS encoding alpha/beta fold hydrolase has translation MTGTPPLTEAATSRFARIAEGDLNLQIHYNDAGAGAETVVMLHGSGPGASGWANFSRNIDAFVNAGYRVILMDCPGWSKSDPIVCTGSRSELNGRALAGLLDVLGLDKVHIVGNSMGGHSAVAFALANPARVGKLVLMGGGTGGPSLFQPMPLEGIKLLQSVYRDPTLDSLKKMLNVFMYDASKLTDTLIQERLDNMLSRRDHLENFVKSLAANPRQFPDVSPRLGEIAAPALIIWGRDDRFVPLDIGLRLLWGMQDAQLHVLNRCGHWAQWEHAETFNRMVLDFLKA, from the coding sequence ATGACCGGCACTCCCCCCCTGACCGAAGCCGCCACCAGCCGTTTCGCCCGCATCGCCGAGGGTGATCTGAACCTGCAGATCCACTACAACGATGCCGGCGCCGGTGCGGAAACGGTGGTGATGCTGCACGGCTCCGGCCCCGGCGCCAGCGGCTGGGCCAATTTCAGCCGCAACATCGACGCCTTCGTCAATGCCGGCTACCGCGTGATCCTGATGGACTGCCCCGGCTGGAGCAAGAGCGACCCCATCGTGTGCACCGGCTCCCGGTCCGAGCTGAACGGGCGGGCGCTCGCCGGGCTGCTGGACGTGCTGGGGCTGGACAAGGTTCACATCGTCGGCAACTCCATGGGTGGTCACAGCGCCGTCGCCTTCGCGCTCGCCAACCCCGCCCGCGTGGGCAAGCTGGTGCTGATGGGCGGGGGCACCGGCGGCCCCAGCCTGTTCCAGCCCATGCCGCTGGAAGGCATCAAGCTGCTCCAGAGCGTCTACCGCGACCCCACGCTGGACAGCCTGAAGAAGATGCTGAACGTCTTCATGTACGACGCCAGCAAGCTCACCGACACGCTGATTCAGGAACGGCTGGACAACATGCTGTCCCGCCGGGATCATCTGGAAAACTTCGTCAAGAGCCTCGCCGCCAACCCCCGGCAGTTCCCCGACGTCAGCCCGCGTCTGGGTGAAATCGCCGCCCCCGCCCTCATCATCTGGGGCCGCGACGACCGCTTCGTGCCGCTCGACATCGGTCTGCGCCTGCTGTGGGGGATGCAGGACGCGCAGTTGCACGTGCTGAACCGCTGCGGGCATTGGGCGCAGTGGGAGCACGCCGAGACGTTCAATCGGATGGTGCTGGATTTCTTGAAGGCGTGA
- a CDS encoding branched-chain amino acid ABC transporter permease yields the protein MDETIFLLLAQDGITNGAVYTLLALALVMVFAVTRIIYIPQGEFLAWGGLTMAALEAGSVPGTVWVLPAIGAIAFAMDVYDSWRRGGRGPSLPRSAAWNLGYPAALAAVVWALPLAALPLAVKVVLTLALVVPLGPMTYRIAFQPVAEASVLVLLIVAVALHLALIGVGLLVFGPEGSRTSPFSDAMLDVGTMQIGGHTLVVIVVSVALIAALYAFFGRTLLGKALRATAVNRDGARLMGISPALAGRLTFLLAAFIGTLSGLLFAPLTTVYYDSGFLVGLKGFVAAIIGGLGSYPLAAAGAVMVGLLESFSSFWTSAFKDVLVFTLIIPVLLWRSIASHHVEEDE from the coding sequence ATGGACGAGACGATCTTTCTTCTGCTGGCGCAGGACGGCATCACCAACGGTGCCGTCTATACGCTGCTGGCGCTGGCCCTGGTGATGGTGTTCGCCGTCACCCGCATCATCTACATCCCCCAGGGCGAGTTCCTCGCCTGGGGCGGGCTGACCATGGCGGCGCTGGAGGCCGGCAGCGTTCCCGGCACCGTCTGGGTGCTGCCGGCGATCGGGGCCATCGCCTTTGCCATGGACGTGTACGATTCCTGGCGCCGGGGGGGCCGCGGGCCGTCGCTGCCCCGGTCGGCGGCGTGGAATCTGGGCTATCCCGCAGCACTGGCGGCGGTGGTGTGGGCGCTGCCGCTGGCCGCCCTGCCGCTGGCGGTCAAGGTGGTGCTGACGCTGGCGCTGGTGGTGCCGCTGGGGCCGATGACCTACCGCATCGCGTTCCAGCCGGTGGCCGAAGCCTCGGTGCTGGTGCTGCTGATCGTGGCGGTGGCGCTGCATCTGGCGCTGATCGGCGTCGGGCTGCTGGTGTTCGGGCCGGAAGGGTCGCGCACCAGCCCGTTCAGCGACGCCATGCTCGACGTGGGCACCATGCAGATCGGCGGACACACGCTGGTGGTGATCGTCGTGTCCGTGGCGCTGATCGCGGCGCTTTACGCCTTCTTCGGGCGCACGCTGCTGGGCAAGGCGCTGCGGGCCACCGCGGTCAACCGCGACGGCGCGCGGCTGATGGGCATTTCCCCCGCCCTGGCCGGGCGGCTGACGTTCCTGCTGGCGGCCTTCATCGGCACGCTGTCGGGGCTGCTGTTCGCGCCCCTGACCACGGTCTATTACGACAGCGGCTTCCTGGTCGGGCTGAAGGGGTTCGTCGCCGCCATCATCGGCGGGCTGGGCAGCTATCCGCTGGCCGCCGCAGGCGCGGTGATGGTGGGGCTGCTGGAATCCTTCTCCTCCTTCTGGACCAGCGCGTTCAAGGACGTGCTGGTGTTCACGCTCATCATCCCGGTGCTGCTGTGGCGCTCCATCGCCTCCCACCATGTCGAGGAAGACGAATGA